Within the Flavobacterium sp. CG_23.5 genome, the region TGATCTCTCGTCGAGATAACAAATCACACCTCTTTGTTAATTCAACAAATCCGAATTGTCTCGTTCAAGAGCATTATAAACGTTTTTAACATCCTGAGAAAATTCTTTCTTCAAAATTAAATTGGCGGTATCGGTGTGAACAAAAATAGTGTCCTTAACTCCTATAAAAGCAGTATAATTGTTAGTTCCAATCACCATATTTCCATTTTCATCCACCGGATGACCAATAGTAATCAGATAATCGTAAACAGATTCAAAAGAACCTAAATCTGACCATTCAAATTGAGAAGATACTACTTTGATCTTTTTAGAGCGTTCCATGACGGCATAATCAATGCTAATAGATGGAATATCCATAGACATCGCTAAATCTAAATTTCCATCACTGTTATTTTCCCAAGCTAATTTTGATTTTTCATAAACCTCTGGAGCATAAATTTTTAACTCTTCCAAAAGCACTCCTGCTTTAAAACAAAACATACCGCTGTTCCAAAGAAAATTTCCCTTGGCTATAAAATCGCGTGCAGAAACCTGGTTTGGTTTTTCCCTAAAGGAAACTACATTGTCTCCTTTACGTTCAATGTAACCATATCCTGTTTCCGGTTTAGTGGGAACGATACCAAAGGTAACTATGTAACCGTTGACTGCTTTTTCGACAGCTTCTTGAATCGCTTCTTCATAGCGTTCCATTTCACCTATAATATGATCCGATGGAGTCACTACTAAGATCTCATCCGGTTCAGATGCAAAAGCCGCAAAAGCAATAGCAGCAGCCGTATTTCTGGGGGTAGACTCAATTATATCTACATATTTTGTATTCGATTTCTCTAATACTTTTTTACTCAAATGGCAGTTATCAATATTACCAACAACCATTACTTTATCAGCAAGCGTACTGTTGCGATCTACAGTCATCTCAAATAAAGATTTACCATCAAAAATATCAAGATATTGCTTGGGTTGACTTTTGCGTGATAATGGCCATAAACGACTACCAACACCTCCAGTGAGTATTACGTGTGTAATTGAATGCTTTTCCATATTCTATCTATACAAGGTTTAAAACCCTAAATTACTTTTCTTAATTCTTTCTCGGCTACCTCTTTCCGCAAACTGCTACTTGAAAAACGATGATCCCGGACATTGAAATACAATTCAATTCCTTTTTCCTCACAATAGCCGCGTCCAGTGAAGTTTTTTTCTCTGTATTCATCTCCGATGATACGGACATCTAATTTGAAAGAGCGTAAAATATCTTCCAAATCTTGTTCTGTTGTATAAGGCACAATTTCATCCACATGCACGCACCCTTTTAGTTGAATATA harbors:
- a CDS encoding mannose-1-phosphate guanylyltransferase encodes the protein MEKHSITHVILTGGVGSRLWPLSRKSQPKQYLDIFDGKSLFEMTVDRNSTLADKVMVVGNIDNCHLSKKVLEKSNTKYVDIIESTPRNTAAAIAFAAFASEPDEILVVTPSDHIIGEMERYEEAIQEAVEKAVNGYIVTFGIVPTKPETGYGYIERKGDNVVSFREKPNQVSARDFIAKGNFLWNSGMFCFKAGVLLEELKIYAPEVYEKSKLAWENNSDGNLDLAMSMDIPSISIDYAVMERSKKIKVVSSQFEWSDLGSFESVYDYLITIGHPVDENGNMVIGTNNYTAFIGVKDTIFVHTDTANLILKKEFSQDVKNVYNALERDNSDLLN
- a CDS encoding adenylyltransferase/cytidyltransferase family protein; translated protein: MKIGITFSAFDLLHAGHVKMLEEAKRQCDYLIVALQTDPTIDRPEKNRPTQSVVERYIQLKGCVHVDEIVPYTTEQDLEDILRSFKLDVRIIGDEYREKNFTGRGYCEEKGIELYFNVRDHRFSSSSLRKEVAEKELRKVI